One genomic segment of Streptomyces niveus includes these proteins:
- a CDS encoding HAMP domain-containing sensor histidine kinase, with translation MTGAIRKRIALVYGAVFLVLGGCLLTVVYLLSSAGTETEAAEIAARVVPAYPPSSGNGYYLTDEGHLAPVTVYQLTDNVSDAASDELMFWSVGALVVTALCAVGVGWWTAGRVLRPVHAMTAKARLLSEHNLHERIGSTGPNDELKELGDTLDELLGRLQTAFDSQRRFIANASHELRTPLATQRTAIQVGLAGANSPEELARTKQMLLDNNRRSERLIEGLLVLARSERQVEDQEEIRWGELVTEEAARHGLTVTVSVSEPGGVRGNRALLDRVVSNLLANAQAYGKGEVDVSVSGTAMTVRNNGPHISPEETAALFEPFRRGEGRDRMGPGAGLGLSIVRSIVTAHGGRVTAEPGGDGGGLSVRVELPASAGSAGR, from the coding sequence GTGACGGGAGCGATCAGAAAGCGGATCGCCCTTGTCTACGGCGCGGTCTTCCTCGTCCTCGGCGGCTGTCTGCTCACCGTGGTCTATCTGCTGTCCAGCGCCGGTACGGAGACGGAGGCCGCCGAGATCGCGGCCCGCGTCGTACCGGCGTACCCGCCGTCGTCGGGCAACGGCTACTACCTCACCGACGAGGGTCACCTCGCGCCCGTCACGGTCTACCAGCTCACCGACAACGTCAGCGACGCCGCGTCGGACGAGCTGATGTTCTGGTCCGTGGGCGCGCTGGTGGTGACCGCGCTGTGCGCGGTCGGCGTCGGCTGGTGGACGGCGGGGCGCGTGCTGCGGCCCGTGCACGCCATGACGGCGAAGGCGCGGCTGCTGTCGGAGCACAACCTCCACGAGCGGATCGGGTCCACCGGCCCGAACGACGAGCTGAAGGAGCTGGGCGACACCCTCGACGAGCTGCTGGGCCGGCTCCAGACGGCCTTCGACAGCCAGCGCCGTTTCATCGCGAACGCCTCGCACGAGCTGCGTACGCCGCTGGCCACGCAGCGCACGGCGATACAGGTGGGCCTCGCGGGCGCCAACTCGCCGGAGGAGCTGGCCCGTACGAAGCAGATGCTGCTCGACAACAACCGGCGCAGCGAACGGCTCATCGAGGGGCTGCTGGTCCTGGCGCGCAGCGAGCGGCAGGTCGAGGACCAGGAGGAGATCCGGTGGGGCGAGCTGGTGACGGAGGAGGCGGCCCGCCACGGTCTGACGGTGACGGTGTCGGTGTCGGAGCCCGGCGGCGTACGGGGCAACCGGGCGCTGCTGGACCGGGTGGTGAGCAATCTGCTGGCCAACGCGCAGGCGTACGGGAAGGGCGAGGTGGACGTCTCGGTGTCGGGGACGGCCATGACCGTACGGAACAACGGCCCGCACATCTCCCCGGAGGAGACAGCGGCCCTCTTCGAGCCGTTCCGCCGCGGCGAGGGCCGCGACCGGATGGGTCCGGGAGCGGGTCTCGGCCTCTCGATCGTCCGCTCGATCGTGACGGCGCACGGCGGCAGGGTGACGGCGGAGCCGGGCGGGGACGGCGGGGGGCTGTCGGTGCGGGTGGAGCTGCCGGCGTCGGCGGGTTCGGCGGGGCGCTGA
- a CDS encoding alpha/beta hydrolase encodes MDLATLRGFRPAEYEEAADGYRTTGDMAGAAKDTINNRVSAGMTGRLRGEAATAALRELRGLAKNFHYAQTECGLVSTALNGFAFDIAAAKRKLDAAIEDARADNCTVRQDGSVGYPAGRKPGAEKDEPGGTVSGSAGGGPTTDALERQAAGIHPNPYYGRAMAYANRIADALREATDADAKWAPKLRALKADDDLTVSKADWADAQSDMGGVGEAGKGYLDSLPQAPKDGTPAANAEWWKKLSPEEQAAWLALRPDTVGALDGLPATVRDEANRVVLEEKRGQLRMELDSIPPRPANEWTWITAGGYPSKVHTDEWMDWHNKYGDRYEQLNKSLKGMQSIQDRFDRTGERGLPEAYLLGFSPEGNGRAIVANGNPDTADHQAVYVPGTTSNLGGIGGDIGRMENVWRVAAGAENGSVSTITWLGYDAPQDIVKDSPFSHYANDGAPAYNRFLDGLDASRTVDSDPHRTAIGHSYGTTLIGSAARQGDLNVDDVILAGSPGVQVSNADQMDVPKGHVWNQEAEGDVVPDIGRFGHGGTDWHGAFTIPSDERFGANQLVTDTEGHSDYWKENTDSLRNQGLVVAGKGDDAELKPPPDRPWYMK; translated from the coding sequence ATGGATCTCGCGACGCTGAGGGGCTTCAGGCCGGCGGAGTACGAGGAGGCCGCCGACGGTTACCGGACGACCGGTGACATGGCCGGTGCGGCCAAGGACACGATCAACAACCGCGTCAGCGCGGGCATGACCGGCCGGCTGAGGGGCGAGGCCGCGACGGCCGCCCTGCGGGAGCTGCGCGGCCTGGCGAAGAACTTCCACTACGCGCAGACCGAGTGCGGTCTGGTGAGCACCGCCCTCAACGGCTTCGCCTTCGACATCGCTGCGGCCAAGCGGAAGCTGGACGCGGCGATCGAGGACGCCCGCGCCGACAACTGCACCGTGCGGCAGGACGGTTCGGTCGGCTACCCCGCCGGAAGGAAGCCCGGTGCGGAGAAGGACGAGCCGGGCGGCACGGTGTCCGGGAGCGCCGGGGGCGGCCCGACGACCGACGCCCTGGAGCGGCAGGCGGCGGGCATCCACCCGAACCCGTACTACGGCAGGGCGATGGCGTACGCGAACCGGATCGCGGACGCGCTGAGGGAAGCCACGGACGCGGACGCCAAGTGGGCGCCGAAACTTCGCGCGTTGAAGGCCGACGACGACCTGACCGTCTCCAAGGCGGACTGGGCCGACGCGCAGTCGGACATGGGCGGGGTCGGCGAGGCGGGCAAGGGCTATCTCGACTCCCTGCCGCAGGCCCCGAAGGACGGCACCCCGGCGGCGAACGCCGAGTGGTGGAAGAAGCTCAGCCCCGAGGAGCAGGCGGCGTGGCTCGCGCTCCGGCCGGACACGGTGGGGGCGCTCGACGGGCTGCCCGCGACGGTGCGGGACGAGGCGAACCGGGTGGTCCTGGAGGAGAAAAGAGGTCAGCTCCGGATGGAGCTCGACTCCATCCCGCCGCGACCCGCCAACGAGTGGACATGGATCACCGCGGGCGGCTACCCGTCGAAGGTGCACACCGACGAGTGGATGGACTGGCACAACAAGTACGGGGACCGGTACGAGCAGCTCAACAAGTCCCTCAAGGGCATGCAGAGCATCCAGGACCGGTTCGACAGGACCGGGGAGCGGGGTCTGCCCGAGGCGTACCTGCTGGGATTCAGCCCGGAGGGCAACGGCCGGGCGATCGTGGCCAACGGCAATCCGGACACAGCCGACCACCAGGCGGTCTATGTGCCGGGTACGACATCGAACCTGGGCGGTATCGGCGGCGACATCGGCCGGATGGAGAACGTGTGGCGGGTGGCGGCCGGTGCCGAGAACGGCTCGGTCTCCACGATCACCTGGCTCGGTTACGACGCCCCGCAGGACATCGTCAAGGACTCGCCGTTCAGCCACTACGCCAATGACGGCGCCCCGGCCTACAACCGCTTCCTCGACGGCCTGGACGCGTCGCGTACGGTCGATTCGGACCCGCACCGCACGGCGATAGGCCACTCGTACGGCACGACCCTCATAGGTTCCGCGGCGCGGCAGGGTGATCTGAACGTGGACGACGTGATCCTCGCGGGCAGCCCCGGCGTACAGGTGAGCAACGCCGATCAGATGGATGTCCCCAAGGGGCATGTCTGGAACCAGGAGGCCGAAGGGGATGTCGTCCCGGACATCGGGCGGTTCGGGCACGGTGGAACGGACTGGCACGGAGCCTTCACGATCCCCAGCGACGAACGCTTCGGCGCCAACCAGCTGGTCACGGACACCGAAGGCCACAGCGACTACTGGAAGGAGAACACCGACAGTCTGCGGAACCAGGGGCTCGTGGTGGCGGGCAAGGGTGACGATGCCGAGCTGAAACCGCCGCCGGACCGCCCCTGGTACATGAAGTAG
- a CDS encoding response regulator transcription factor yields the protein MRVLVAEDEEILAELVATGLRRAGFAVDTVYSGDAALAYLGLHDYDVVVLDRDLPRVHGDDVARRLVAEESRTRILMLTASTSMEERVKGLDLGADDYLGKPFEFPELVSRVRALRRRSARALPPTLERRGVRLDTVERTAVRDGLALDLSVKELTVLQILLEADGKAVTAQQLLERAWDAQTDPFSGVVRVCVGQLGEKLGDPALIRTVDADGGGYVL from the coding sequence ATGCGGGTGCTGGTCGCCGAGGACGAGGAAATCCTGGCCGAGCTGGTCGCGACGGGGCTGCGGCGGGCCGGTTTCGCCGTCGACACCGTCTACAGCGGAGACGCCGCCCTCGCCTATCTCGGGCTGCACGACTACGACGTCGTCGTCCTCGACCGTGACCTCCCCCGCGTCCACGGCGACGACGTCGCGCGCAGGCTCGTCGCGGAGGAGTCCCGCACCCGGATCCTGATGCTGACGGCGTCCACCTCCATGGAGGAGCGCGTCAAGGGGCTCGACCTGGGCGCGGACGACTACCTCGGCAAGCCCTTCGAGTTTCCGGAGCTGGTCTCGCGCGTGCGGGCGCTGCGGCGGCGCAGCGCACGGGCCCTGCCGCCGACGCTGGAGCGCCGGGGTGTACGGCTCGACACCGTGGAACGTACGGCGGTCCGTGACGGGCTGGCCCTCGACCTCTCGGTGAAGGAGCTGACCGTGCTCCAGATTCTGCTGGAGGCGGACGGCAAGGCGGTGACGGCCCAGCAGTTGCTGGAGCGGGCGTGGGACGCGCAGACGGACCCGTTCTCCGGTGTCGTACGCGTCTGTGTGGGGCAGCTCGGCGAGAAGCTGGGCGATCCGGCGCTGATCCGCACGGTGGACGCGGACGGAGGGGGTTACGTGCTGTGA